One Marinobacter panjinensis DNA segment encodes these proteins:
- a CDS encoding NADP-dependent oxidoreductase translates to MSNFTNRAIILNQRPQGEIQEGDLVVEERPVRELEDGEVLAKVLWLSLDPYMRPRMNDAKGYMDPIGLGEVIVGESVARIVESRSDNLKVGDLVTCYSGWQEYAVFPGDAEMVYKIDQKDNVPLQTYLGVAGMPGRTGYCGLMYVGKPKAGETVVVSAASGPVGTVVGQTAKKEGCRAVGVAGGPEKCRYVVDELGFDACVDYKAGNLEADLKAACPDGIDIYFENVGGAVTRAVAPLLNPGARVPICGFVSAYNAEDMNSVETPFHVLKALDPVPEHRFFLVTEWQDKHQEITNILTDRIASGELKYRETIAEGLENAPEAFKGMLKGKNFGKQLVRIAD, encoded by the coding sequence GTGAGCAACTTTACCAATCGAGCCATCATTCTTAACCAGCGCCCCCAGGGCGAGATTCAGGAGGGCGACCTGGTGGTGGAAGAGCGCCCGGTCCGCGAGCTGGAGGATGGCGAAGTCCTGGCCAAAGTACTGTGGTTGTCCCTGGATCCTTACATGCGTCCACGCATGAACGACGCCAAGGGTTACATGGACCCTATCGGCCTTGGCGAGGTGATCGTCGGCGAGAGCGTTGCGCGAATTGTCGAGTCCCGTTCGGACAACCTAAAGGTGGGCGACCTGGTCACCTGTTACTCCGGTTGGCAGGAGTACGCAGTGTTCCCCGGCGATGCCGAGATGGTCTACAAGATTGACCAGAAGGACAATGTCCCACTGCAGACCTACTTGGGTGTGGCTGGCATGCCAGGCCGTACCGGCTACTGCGGTCTGATGTACGTGGGCAAGCCGAAAGCGGGTGAAACCGTGGTGGTCTCCGCTGCTTCTGGCCCTGTAGGCACTGTGGTCGGTCAAACCGCCAAGAAGGAAGGTTGTCGCGCGGTCGGCGTTGCCGGTGGCCCGGAGAAGTGCCGCTATGTGGTGGACGAACTGGGCTTTGATGCTTGTGTCGATTACAAGGCCGGCAATCTCGAAGCGGACCTGAAAGCCGCCTGTCCTGATGGCATCGACATTTACTTCGAGAACGTTGGCGGGGCCGTAACCCGGGCCGTGGCGCCCCTGCTGAACCCGGGCGCGCGAGTTCCCATATGTGGTTTTGTCTCAGCCTACAACGCAGAAGACATGAACTCGGTGGAAACACCCTTCCACGTGCTGAAGGCGCTGGACCCGGTGCCGGAGCACCGCTTCTTCCTGGTAACGGAATGGCAGGACAAGCACCAGGAGATCACCAATATCCTGACGGACCGCATCGCCTCCGGTGAACTCAAATACCGCGAGACCATCGCCGAAGGTCTGGAAAACGCGCCGGAAGCCTTCAAAGGCATGCTCAAAGGCAAGAACTTCGGCAAACAGCTGGTGCGTATCGCCGACTGA
- a CDS encoding NAD(P)H-quinone oxidoreductase gives MRAIKVSGDTLSWEAYDIPSEVPENHVAIDIAWTAINRADLMQRAGVYPPPPGASDILGLEVSGTISEVGEGVDHLKPGDEVCALLTGGGYATHVVVPAVQVLPIPKGYSLEEAAAIPEVFATAWLNLYHEAALKPGEKVLVHAAASGLGTAVIQLATALGNPVFATAGDNDKLEICKKLGASGVWNRKDGSFVDAVKSWGGVDMVLDPVGGNYIADDQKVLNMDGRIILIGLMGGRMAEVDLGLMLMKRHRLIGSTLRSRPVADKGDVMSALYKHVWPLLSARQIDPVIDSSWPIEKAGEAMAYVAENRNIGKVLLQVAG, from the coding sequence ATGAGAGCCATCAAGGTCAGTGGCGACACGTTGAGTTGGGAGGCGTATGACATCCCTTCCGAAGTGCCCGAAAATCATGTGGCTATTGATATTGCGTGGACCGCCATCAACCGTGCGGACCTGATGCAGCGGGCTGGCGTCTATCCGCCACCACCCGGTGCTTCCGATATCCTGGGCCTGGAAGTCAGCGGAACCATCTCCGAAGTGGGTGAGGGTGTGGATCACCTCAAACCCGGTGATGAGGTTTGCGCCCTGCTCACCGGAGGTGGCTATGCCACTCATGTGGTGGTGCCGGCAGTTCAGGTATTGCCGATTCCGAAGGGGTACAGCCTGGAAGAAGCCGCGGCGATTCCTGAAGTGTTTGCCACCGCCTGGCTGAACCTGTATCACGAAGCCGCGCTCAAGCCCGGTGAGAAGGTGCTGGTTCACGCCGCTGCCAGTGGCCTGGGCACGGCGGTCATTCAGTTGGCTACCGCGCTGGGTAACCCGGTGTTCGCCACCGCCGGGGATAACGACAAGCTCGAAATCTGCAAAAAACTCGGCGCCAGTGGCGTCTGGAATCGCAAGGACGGTTCGTTTGTCGATGCCGTAAAGTCCTGGGGTGGTGTGGACATGGTGCTCGACCCGGTCGGCGGTAACTATATCGCGGACGACCAGAAAGTGCTGAACATGGATGGCCGGATCATACTCATTGGCCTGATGGGTGGCCGCATGGCGGAAGTGGATCTGGGGCTGATGCTGATGAAGCGCCATCGCCTGATTGGTTCAACCTTGCGGTCACGGCCAGTGGCCGACAAGGGCGACGTAATGAGCGCCCTGTACAAGCACGTCTGGCCGCTGCTCAGCGCCAGGCAGATTGATCCGGTGATCGACAGTTCCTGGCCCATCGAAAAGGCCGGTGAAGCCATGGCCTATGTGGCGGAAAACCGCAATATCGGAAAGGTGTTGCTGCAGGTTGCCGGGTAA
- a CDS encoding type VI secretion system Vgr family protein, translating into MPQATGLQFTATLGQLPRDLFAVVRFELTETLSKLCHCKLELASTSPTIAPEEVLEQPVELVVWQDGVPLRRFHGVVNEFARGDTGHRRTRYEVIVQPPLWRLGLMHNSRIFQTQGTDDIVRTLLEKRGIIDTVFDLKRTPEEREYCVQHRESELAFVERLAAEEGWHYRFNHGDVNGEEPPALIIADHHGDAPRLDPVEYNGKAGGSSRQSAVFQFSYRERVRAASVAMKDYTFKNPAYALMHEHQADKLDAQREDYQHYDYPGRFKADASGQPFTESRLDSLRNDATTANGQSNRPDFTVGAKVELTDHDNPTLNREWLFTSITHTGHQPQALEEESGGGATTYHNAFNAIPADRTWRPQVEHRPLMDGPQIAIVTGPDGEEIHCDEHGRVKVRFPWDRYSKNDEHSSAWLRVSQGWAGGQYGFMALPRIGNEVIVSFLDGDPDQPIITGRTYHATNTPPYALPEHKTRTTLKTQTHKGEGSNELRFEDEADKEQIYIHAQKDLDLLTENNRTEVIKNDSHRTVESNQFSHIKGDDHCTVDGEKRESIGGDCSQNIGGTFHQKSAQGTLSEAGTEVHHKAGAKVVLDAGAELTISAGGSLLKLDPSGVTLAGPGIKINSGGSPGSGSGQGVVMSEMPQVIEGDQPHEPKQQALAEVKQRENAPALNVESQVAALRKGNATCPVCEEQNS; encoded by the coding sequence ATGCCCCAGGCAACCGGACTGCAGTTCACGGCCACCCTTGGCCAACTCCCCAGAGACCTGTTCGCGGTCGTCCGCTTTGAACTGACCGAAACCCTTTCGAAGCTGTGTCACTGCAAGCTGGAACTGGCCAGTACCTCGCCGACTATTGCACCCGAAGAAGTGCTGGAGCAGCCCGTGGAACTGGTGGTCTGGCAGGACGGCGTGCCTCTGCGGCGCTTCCACGGCGTGGTCAACGAATTCGCCCGGGGCGACACCGGCCACCGCCGCACCCGCTACGAAGTTATCGTCCAGCCCCCACTGTGGCGCCTGGGCCTGATGCACAACAGCCGCATCTTCCAGACGCAGGGCACCGACGACATCGTGCGTACCTTGCTGGAAAAGCGGGGCATCATTGACACGGTGTTTGACCTGAAACGCACCCCCGAAGAACGGGAATACTGCGTCCAGCACCGGGAAAGCGAGCTGGCCTTTGTCGAGCGACTAGCTGCCGAAGAAGGCTGGCATTACCGATTTAATCACGGTGATGTGAATGGCGAAGAACCACCCGCCCTGATCATCGCCGACCACCACGGCGACGCCCCCAGGCTCGACCCGGTGGAATATAACGGCAAGGCCGGTGGCAGCAGCCGCCAGAGCGCCGTCTTCCAGTTCAGTTACCGGGAACGGGTCAGGGCCGCCTCCGTGGCCATGAAGGACTACACCTTCAAAAATCCTGCTTATGCCCTGATGCACGAACACCAGGCCGATAAACTCGACGCCCAGCGCGAAGACTACCAGCACTACGACTACCCCGGCCGCTTCAAGGCCGACGCCAGCGGCCAGCCCTTCACCGAAAGTCGCCTGGATTCCCTCAGGAACGACGCCACCACCGCCAACGGCCAGAGCAACCGTCCCGACTTCACCGTCGGCGCCAAAGTCGAGCTCACCGACCACGACAACCCGACCCTGAACCGGGAATGGCTGTTCACCAGCATCACCCACACCGGCCACCAGCCCCAGGCTCTGGAAGAAGAGAGCGGCGGTGGTGCCACCACCTACCACAACGCCTTCAACGCCATTCCCGCGGACCGCACCTGGCGCCCTCAAGTGGAACACCGCCCGCTGATGGATGGTCCCCAGATCGCCATTGTCACCGGCCCGGACGGGGAAGAGATCCACTGCGACGAACACGGAAGAGTCAAAGTAAGGTTCCCCTGGGACCGCTACTCCAAGAACGACGAACACAGCAGTGCCTGGCTACGAGTCAGCCAGGGCTGGGCTGGCGGCCAGTACGGATTCATGGCACTCCCGAGAATCGGCAATGAAGTCATCGTCTCCTTCCTGGATGGCGACCCGGACCAGCCCATTATTACCGGTAGAACCTACCACGCCACCAACACACCGCCGTACGCGCTGCCGGAACACAAGACACGCACCACCCTCAAAACCCAGACCCACAAGGGCGAGGGTAGTAACGAACTGAGGTTTGAAGACGAAGCGGACAAGGAACAGATCTACATCCACGCCCAGAAAGACCTGGATCTGCTGACGGAAAACAACCGCACCGAGGTCATCAAAAATGACAGCCACCGAACGGTGGAGAGCAACCAGTTCAGTCACATCAAGGGCGACGATCACTGCACCGTAGATGGCGAGAAGCGCGAGTCCATCGGCGGCGACTGCAGCCAGAACATCGGTGGTACCTTCCACCAAAAATCCGCACAGGGCACCCTCAGTGAAGCCGGCACCGAAGTCCACCACAAGGCGGGCGCCAAGGTAGTGCTGGACGCCGGCGCGGAACTTACCATCTCCGCCGGTGGCAGCCTGCTGAAACTGGACCCGAGCGGTGTGACGCTGGCGGGCCCTGGCATCAAGATCAATTCCGGTGGTTCGCCGGGCAGTGGTTCAGGGCAGGGTGTGGTGATGTCGGAAATGCCGCAGGTGATTGAGGGTGACCAGCCCCACGAGCCCAAGCAGCAGGCACTGGCGGAGGTTAAACAGCGGGAGAATGCTCCAGCACTCAATGTAGAGTCCCAGGTAGCGGCGCTCAGGAAGGGGAACGCAACCTGCCCGGTTTGTGAGGAGCAGAACTCATGA
- a CDS encoding DUF4123 domain-containing protein, whose protein sequence is MNKDCWPLSESPFTHVHWPDHHPVGLVLDGVAIPGLGEQIYQWAGGQPFNAECLYVATRWEAVSDLSPWLVWLSGPEDPVLEGFLEQGAVQEQGYLLVSATDRATCTRWMRSHLQVEMAPDCEELVRISHPALARTVIGGSLSRFPIRAVDRLIVPDRISGQWHLVEAPAVQPGSTGDQPEKMMISPDLRGAFEAFNRRKGALQIWHSLDGSVRNQLGGPDLRDTYPALGRMLEEALGSGCNNLREVMQFLFATLPRQADSNAVTETASHWIKDEQ, encoded by the coding sequence ATGAATAAGGATTGCTGGCCCTTGTCGGAGTCGCCATTTACCCATGTTCACTGGCCTGACCATCACCCGGTTGGGCTTGTCCTGGATGGTGTCGCTATCCCGGGACTCGGTGAACAGATATACCAGTGGGCCGGTGGCCAGCCTTTTAACGCGGAATGCCTGTACGTTGCGACGCGTTGGGAGGCGGTTTCGGACCTGTCCCCCTGGCTTGTATGGCTCAGTGGGCCGGAAGACCCGGTACTGGAAGGGTTCCTGGAGCAGGGGGCCGTGCAAGAGCAGGGGTATTTGCTGGTTTCAGCCACAGACCGTGCTACCTGTACCCGCTGGATGCGGTCCCACCTGCAGGTAGAGATGGCGCCGGACTGTGAAGAACTGGTGCGCATTTCCCACCCGGCGCTGGCCAGGACGGTGATCGGGGGCAGCCTGTCCCGATTCCCCATCAGGGCCGTGGATCGGCTGATTGTTCCGGATCGTATCAGCGGACAGTGGCATCTTGTCGAGGCTCCGGCTGTTCAGCCAGGTAGCACAGGTGACCAGCCCGAAAAAATGATGATCTCGCCGGATTTGAGGGGTGCTTTCGAAGCCTTCAATCGGCGCAAAGGCGCACTGCAGATATGGCACAGCCTGGATGGGTCGGTGCGTAACCAGTTGGGAGGCCCTGATTTGAGGGATACCTACCCGGCACTCGGGAGAATGCTGGAAGAGGCGCTTGGCAGCGGGTGCAACAACTTGCGTGAGGTGATGCAATTCCTGTTCGCAACATTGCCACGACAAGCCGATAGCAATGCCGTGACGGAAACGGCATCCCATTGGATCAAGGATGAACAATGA
- a CDS encoding tRNA-queuosine alpha-mannosyltransferase domain-containing protein, with amino-acid sequence MSSHLPYHRPRILLLSAYDAGSHQRWREQLVASQPDFHWEVLALPPRFFRWRIRGNALTWLQEPALKASHDLLIATSMVDLASLKGFHPHLALTPTILYMHENQFAYPDSGRQHASADPKIVNLYSAVAADLVLFNSVWNRDSFLEGAGQFLEKIPDGLPDGLISSLREKSHVVPVPIEDRLFLERSTAFNVQCPHLLWNHRWEYDKAPDRLLRLLDTLSAAGQDFRLSVVGEQFRNQPDAFNLIHERYRERIVHWGFLESRADYDRLLAEADVAISTALHDFQGLSVLEAMASGCMALTPDRLAYPEYVPAKQRYTSYPDDPVAEADAAAGLLRQLLQQPPESCVPQAWRLSELQKKYYKVISATLGQLTVS; translated from the coding sequence ATGTCATCGCACCTTCCATACCACCGGCCCCGCATCCTGCTTCTATCCGCCTACGACGCCGGCAGCCACCAGCGCTGGCGTGAACAACTGGTTGCCAGCCAGCCGGATTTTCACTGGGAGGTGCTGGCCTTGCCACCCCGGTTTTTCCGTTGGCGGATTCGCGGCAATGCATTGACCTGGCTGCAGGAGCCAGCGCTCAAAGCCAGCCATGATCTGCTGATTGCCACTTCCATGGTGGACCTTGCCTCCCTGAAGGGATTTCATCCCCATCTGGCTCTTACCCCCACCATTCTCTACATGCATGAGAATCAGTTTGCCTACCCGGATTCCGGCCGGCAGCATGCCAGCGCTGACCCCAAAATCGTCAACCTGTATAGCGCCGTGGCAGCTGATCTGGTGCTGTTTAACAGTGTCTGGAACCGGGACAGTTTTCTGGAAGGGGCTGGCCAATTCCTGGAGAAGATACCGGATGGGCTTCCCGACGGCCTGATCAGCAGCCTCCGTGAAAAATCCCACGTAGTTCCTGTGCCCATCGAGGACCGGCTGTTTCTGGAGAGGAGCACGGCCTTCAACGTACAATGCCCCCATCTGCTGTGGAATCATCGCTGGGAGTACGATAAGGCACCGGACCGGCTGCTGAGGTTGCTGGACACATTATCAGCCGCAGGCCAGGACTTCCGGCTGAGCGTGGTGGGTGAGCAGTTCCGTAATCAGCCTGACGCTTTTAATCTGATACACGAGCGGTACCGGGAGCGTATTGTGCACTGGGGATTCCTGGAAAGCCGGGCGGACTATGATCGCCTGCTGGCAGAAGCGGATGTGGCTATTTCTACCGCCCTTCATGATTTTCAGGGGCTATCTGTGCTGGAAGCCATGGCGTCTGGCTGCATGGCATTGACGCCGGACAGGCTGGCTTATCCCGAGTATGTGCCGGCCAAGCAACGATACACCAGTTATCCTGATGATCCGGTGGCTGAAGCCGATGCCGCAGCGGGTCTGCTACGCCAGTTGTTGCAGCAGCCTCCAGAGTCTTGCGTGCCGCAAGCCTGGCGACTCAGCGAACTGCAAAAGAAATATTACAAAGTGATCAGTGCAACCCTGGGCCAGCTGACGGTATCCTGA
- a CDS encoding sugar phosphorylase: MLDVVYPAIDTGFLAEKLLETMGLAPDTPAPPAHQNNWDEADVMLITYADTVQRSDEKPLKTLFQFLEDCLKDTVSAVHILPFFPYSSDDGFSVMDYLAVNESHGDWDDIERIAGHYKLMADLVINHMSARSRWFENFKKQIDPGKDYFFEARPTDDLSAVVRPRTSPLLNAVQTDDGERFVWCTFSEDQVDLNFANPQVLNEFAGIIRYYLERGVSIFRLDAVAFLWKEVGTPSIHLQQTHELIKILRLLIEHHTPHGVVITETNVPNRENLTYFGNANEAHVIYNFSLPPLLINTLVTGNCRHLKTWLMSMPPAQMGTTYLNFIASHDGVGLRPTDGLLTEEEKQRLINTMESFGGKVSYRRTPDGKDQPYEMNVALFDALKGTAERGADHWQLHRFICAHTIMLALEGIPAFYIHSLLGTENDRERVEHTGRLRSINRGQWNLDSLEAELADPLSHHHKVFSELKRLIAIRRRQTAFHPNATQFTLHLGLQLFGFWRQSMRRDQSIFCIHNISDEVQQVSLGDINLIGTDQWQDLISGLKIDDLSGSLTLKPYQSVWLSNRE, from the coding sequence ATGCTGGATGTGGTCTATCCGGCCATTGATACCGGATTTCTGGCGGAAAAGCTCCTTGAAACCATGGGGCTGGCGCCGGACACTCCCGCACCCCCGGCTCACCAGAATAACTGGGACGAAGCCGATGTCATGCTGATTACCTACGCAGACACGGTCCAGCGCAGCGACGAGAAGCCCCTCAAGACCCTGTTTCAATTCCTTGAAGACTGCCTGAAGGACACGGTCTCGGCGGTGCATATTCTGCCGTTCTTCCCCTACAGCTCGGACGACGGCTTCTCCGTGATGGACTACCTGGCCGTCAACGAATCCCACGGTGACTGGGACGATATCGAACGCATCGCCGGCCACTACAAACTGATGGCGGACCTGGTGATCAACCACATGTCGGCCCGCAGCCGCTGGTTCGAGAACTTCAAGAAGCAGATTGACCCCGGCAAGGACTATTTCTTCGAGGCCCGGCCCACGGATGATCTCAGCGCCGTGGTCCGGCCCCGGACATCACCGCTGCTCAATGCGGTACAGACTGACGATGGCGAACGCTTCGTATGGTGCACCTTCAGTGAGGATCAGGTAGACCTGAACTTTGCCAACCCGCAGGTGCTGAACGAGTTTGCCGGCATCATCCGTTATTACCTGGAGCGGGGCGTCAGCATCTTCCGGCTGGATGCGGTGGCCTTCCTGTGGAAAGAGGTGGGCACGCCCTCTATCCATCTGCAGCAGACCCACGAGCTGATCAAGATCCTGCGCCTGCTCATCGAGCATCACACCCCCCATGGTGTGGTGATTACCGAAACCAATGTTCCCAACCGGGAAAACCTGACCTACTTCGGCAACGCCAATGAAGCCCATGTGATCTACAACTTTTCACTGCCGCCGCTGCTAATCAACACACTGGTCACCGGCAATTGCCGCCACCTGAAAACCTGGCTGATGAGCATGCCCCCGGCCCAGATGGGCACCACTTACCTCAACTTTATTGCTTCCCACGATGGCGTGGGCCTGCGCCCGACCGACGGCCTGCTTACCGAGGAGGAAAAGCAACGGTTGATCAACACCATGGAATCCTTCGGGGGCAAGGTGTCCTACCGGCGCACGCCGGACGGCAAGGACCAGCCCTATGAAATGAACGTGGCGCTGTTCGATGCGTTGAAGGGGACGGCAGAACGGGGTGCGGACCATTGGCAGCTGCACCGGTTTATCTGTGCCCACACCATAATGCTGGCGTTGGAGGGCATTCCGGCATTCTACATCCACAGCCTGCTGGGTACGGAAAACGACCGCGAACGGGTAGAGCACACCGGTCGTTTGCGCTCCATCAACCGTGGCCAGTGGAACCTGGACAGCCTGGAGGCCGAGCTGGCGGACCCTTTGAGCCATCACCACAAAGTCTTCTCCGAGCTCAAGCGGCTGATCGCCATTCGCCGGCGGCAGACGGCGTTTCATCCCAATGCCACCCAGTTCACCCTGCATCTTGGGCTGCAGTTGTTCGGCTTCTGGCGCCAAAGCATGCGTCGGGATCAGTCCATCTTCTGCATCCACAATATCAGTGATGAGGTCCAGCAGGTCTCTCTGGGAGATATCAATCTGATTGGTACAGACCAGTGGCAGGATCTGATATCGGGCCTGAAAATCGATGATTTGTCCGGAAGCCTGACCCTCAAGCCCTACCAAAGTGTGTGGCTGTCCAACCGGGAATGA